From Coffea arabica cultivar ET-39 chromosome 2e, Coffea Arabica ET-39 HiFi, whole genome shotgun sequence, the proteins below share one genomic window:
- the LOC113731796 gene encoding protein NRT1/ PTR FAMILY 7.3-like translates to MQDARNRLPNTCTKDGSFDRHGKPAIKEKTGGWRSGMLLLVNEGLAAVAFTGVEVNMVLFAKSVLRQSNADAANTFSRWMGTLNICALIGAFLSDSYMGRYVTCVVFQTIMVLGLIILTLSTRIFMIEPKGCGRIGEHCDIKSPLETAIFYISIYLVALGSGGMEPALGTFGADQFDEEDTEEKRSKTAFFGYYYVALNLGSLIAETVLVYIENLGMWELAFWISTSGGFFALILLLCGNSRYRHFKPAGNPVSRFFQVFVASTRKMKLEVPSNGKGLHELQEKDEKDSTRNIVHTDDFKFLDRAAFVTAPDVITILPGKSQAPNPWRLCTVSQVEEVKCVLRLLPIWFCTIVASIVFVQVLSLFVEQGAAMESVILGFHIPPASMTAFDIISTSTFIICYEKFIVPFYVKLTKRKPKTLSELQRIGIGLVISIVAMIIAGFVELHRLRHAIQKGQETSSLSIFWQTPQYVLVGVAEAFVIVAQWEFFASQTPDRLKSLGLGLSMSSSALGSYLCSIALTVVMNITSRHGKPGWVPANLNDGHLDRFFFLSAALIALDLAMFVVVAKRYKCITLEKREGGAEAGAIP, encoded by the exons ATGCAGGATGCAAGAAATAGACTTCCAAATACTTGCACAAAAGATGGATCTTTTGACAGGCATGGGAAACCAGCGATTAAGGAAAAAACTGGTGGATGGAGATCAGGGATGCTTTTGCTAG TCAATGAAGGACTTGCTGCAGTTGCATTTACTGGGGTGGAAGTAAACATGGTTCTTTTTGCAAAGTCAGTCCTCAGGCAATCAAATGCAGATGCAGCCAATACGTTCAGTCGGTGGATGGGAACCCTCAACATTTGTGCTCTTATAGGTGCATTTCTCAGTGACTCCTATATGGGCAGATATGTCACTTGTGTTGTTTTCCAGACCATAATGGTGCTT GGTTTGATTATATTAACTCTTTCAACGCGCATATTTATGATTGAACCAAAAGGATGTGGGAGAATAGGAGAACACTGCGATATTAAGTCACCACTTGAAACTGCAATATTCTATATATCAATCTACTTAGTAGCTCTTGGTAGTGGTGGAATGGAACCAGCACTTGGTACATTCGGTGCAGACCAATTTGATGAGGAGGATACAGAAGAAAAGCGATCAAAAACTGCATTTTTTGGCTATTACTATGTCGCTTTGAATCTTGGATCGTTGATTGCTGAAACAGTCTTGGTTTATATAGAAAATCTGGGGATGTGGGAGCTGGCCTTTTGGATTTCAACATCTGGTGGTTTTTTTGCTTTGATTTTGCTGTTATGTGGGAATTCTAGATATAGGCACTTTAAGCCTGCTGGCAATCCCGTTTCAAGGTTCTTTCAGGTATTTGTGGCTtctacaagaaaaatgaaactcGAAGTTCCCTCAAATGGGAAGGGGCTCCATGAACTTCAGGAGAAAGATGAAAAAGACAGTACCAGAAATATAGTACATACAGATGATTTCAA GTTTCTTGATCGGGCAGCTTTTGTGACAGCACCAGACGTGATAACCATATTACCTGGCAAAAGCCAAGCTCCAAATCCGTGGCGTCTCTGCACTGTTTCTCAAGTTGAAGAAGTAAAATGTGTGCTGAGGCTATTGCCAATATGGTTTTGCACCATTGTTGCCTCCATAGTCTTTGTACAAGTTCTTTCTCTCTTTGTTGAGCAAGGAGCTGCAATGGAATCAGTAATCTTGGGATTTCACATCCCTCCAGCCAGCATGACTGCCTTTGACATTATAAGCACATCTACATTCATCATTTGCTATGAGAAGTTTATTGTTCCTTTTTATGTGAAACTGACTAAAAGGAAGCCAAAGACTCTAAGTGAATTACAAAGAATAGGAATTGGACTGGTGATTTCGATTGTAGCCATGATAATTGCAGGCTTTGTCGAGCTGCACAGACTAAGACATGCAATCCAAAAAGGTCAAGAAACTAGTTCCCTGAGTATTTTCTGGCAGACTCCTCAGTATGTATTAGTAGGAGTAGCCGAAGCATTTGTAATTGTTGCCCAGTGGGAGTTCTTCGCTTCACAAACACCAGATAGATTGAAGAGCTTGGGGCTTGGTTTATCGATGTCTTCTTCTGCGTTAGGTAGTTACTTATGCAGCATAGCGCTGACAGTGGTGATGAATATCACATCGAGGCATGGGAAGCCAGGATGGGTTCCTGCAAATTTAAATGATGGCCATttggacaggtttttcttcctttcagCAGCTCTCATTGCACTTGATCTGGCAATGTTTGTCGTGGTGGCTAAGAGGTACAAGTGCATAACATTAGAGAAGCGAGAGGGGGGAGCAGAAGCAGGTGCCATACCTTGA
- the LOC113731797 gene encoding arginase 1, mitochondrial-like isoform X1: protein MEWITQKPFQGLFLALYSVSNNMKNLGRMGIRYLHKLNAANVPKDLLERGQNRVMEASLTFIRERAKLKGELLRALGGAVASASLLGVPLGHNSSFLQGPAFAPPRIREAIWCGSTNSTTEEGKELNDPRVLTDVGDVPVQEIRDCGVDDDRLMGIISESVKLVMEEDPLRPLVLGGDHSISFPVVRAVSEKLGGPMDILHLDAHPDIYHAFEGNKYSHASSFARIMEGGYARRLLQVGIRSITKEGREQGKRFGVEQYEMRTFSRDRHILENLKLGEGVKGVYISVDVDSLDPAFAPGVSHIEPGGLSFRDVLNILHNLQGNVVAADVVEFNPQRDTVDGMTAMVAAKLVRELTAKMSK, encoded by the exons ATGGAATGGATTACTCAAAAACCTTTTCAA GGATTGTTTTTGGCACTGTATTCAGTATCTAACAATATGAAGAATCTTGGGAGGATGGGAATTCGTTATTTGCACAAACTAAATGCTGCAAATGTGCCCAAGGACTTGTTAGAGAGGGGGCAGAATCGTGTTATGGAGGCATCTCTTACCTTTATCCGTGAGAGAGCTAAGCTCAAG GGAGAACTTTTACGAGCACTAGGAGGAGCTGTAGCATCAGCATCCCTTCTTGGAGTTCCTCTAGGGCATAACTCTTCATTCCTTCAGGGGCCTGCATTTGCTCCCCCTCGTATAAGAGAGGCTATCTGGTGTGGCAGCACAAACTCCACAACTGAAGAAG GCAAGGAATTGAATGATCCACGAGTATTAACTGACGTTGGTGATGTTCCAGTACAAGAGATCCGAGATTGTGGTGTAGATGATGATAGATTAATGGGTATCATAAGTGAGTCAGTCAAGCTAGTAATGGAAGAA GATCCATTGCGCCCTTTGGTATTGGGTGGGGATCACTCTATATCATTCCCTGTTGTGAGAGCCGTTTCTGAGAAGCTTGGAGGTCCTATGGATATTCTTCACCTTGATGCCCATCCTGATATTTATCATGCCTTTGAAGGAAACAAATATTCTCATGCATCTTCTTTTGCACGCATCATGGAGGGTGGTTATGCTCGCCGGCTTTTGCAA GTTGGAATTAGATCAATTACAAAGGAAGGCCGTGAACAAGGAAAAAGATTTGGTGTGGAGCAATATGAGATGCGAACCTTTTCCAGAGACCGTCACATATTGGAGAACTTG AAACTTGGTGAAGGGGTGAAGGGTGTATACATTTCAGTAGACGTGGACTCTCTTGATCCAGCATTTGCCCCAGGGGTGTCTCACATTGAGCCTGGAGGCCTCTCTTTCCGCGATGTTCTCAACATACTTCACAATCTTCAGGGTAATGTTGTTGCTGCAGACGTGGTGGAATTCAACCCCCAGCGTGATACTGTTGATGGGATGACAGCAATGGTTGCTGCTAAGCTTGTAAGAGAACTCACTGCAAAGATGTCAAAGTGA
- the LOC113731797 gene encoding arginase 1, mitochondrial-like isoform X2, which produces MKNLGRMGIRYLHKLNAANVPKDLLERGQNRVMEASLTFIRERAKLKGELLRALGGAVASASLLGVPLGHNSSFLQGPAFAPPRIREAIWCGSTNSTTEEGKELNDPRVLTDVGDVPVQEIRDCGVDDDRLMGIISESVKLVMEEDPLRPLVLGGDHSISFPVVRAVSEKLGGPMDILHLDAHPDIYHAFEGNKYSHASSFARIMEGGYARRLLQVGIRSITKEGREQGKRFGVEQYEMRTFSRDRHILENLKLGEGVKGVYISVDVDSLDPAFAPGVSHIEPGGLSFRDVLNILHNLQGNVVAADVVEFNPQRDTVDGMTAMVAAKLVRELTAKMSK; this is translated from the exons ATGAAGAATCTTGGGAGGATGGGAATTCGTTATTTGCACAAACTAAATGCTGCAAATGTGCCCAAGGACTTGTTAGAGAGGGGGCAGAATCGTGTTATGGAGGCATCTCTTACCTTTATCCGTGAGAGAGCTAAGCTCAAG GGAGAACTTTTACGAGCACTAGGAGGAGCTGTAGCATCAGCATCCCTTCTTGGAGTTCCTCTAGGGCATAACTCTTCATTCCTTCAGGGGCCTGCATTTGCTCCCCCTCGTATAAGAGAGGCTATCTGGTGTGGCAGCACAAACTCCACAACTGAAGAAG GCAAGGAATTGAATGATCCACGAGTATTAACTGACGTTGGTGATGTTCCAGTACAAGAGATCCGAGATTGTGGTGTAGATGATGATAGATTAATGGGTATCATAAGTGAGTCAGTCAAGCTAGTAATGGAAGAA GATCCATTGCGCCCTTTGGTATTGGGTGGGGATCACTCTATATCATTCCCTGTTGTGAGAGCCGTTTCTGAGAAGCTTGGAGGTCCTATGGATATTCTTCACCTTGATGCCCATCCTGATATTTATCATGCCTTTGAAGGAAACAAATATTCTCATGCATCTTCTTTTGCACGCATCATGGAGGGTGGTTATGCTCGCCGGCTTTTGCAA GTTGGAATTAGATCAATTACAAAGGAAGGCCGTGAACAAGGAAAAAGATTTGGTGTGGAGCAATATGAGATGCGAACCTTTTCCAGAGACCGTCACATATTGGAGAACTTG AAACTTGGTGAAGGGGTGAAGGGTGTATACATTTCAGTAGACGTGGACTCTCTTGATCCAGCATTTGCCCCAGGGGTGTCTCACATTGAGCCTGGAGGCCTCTCTTTCCGCGATGTTCTCAACATACTTCACAATCTTCAGGGTAATGTTGTTGCTGCAGACGTGGTGGAATTCAACCCCCAGCGTGATACTGTTGATGGGATGACAGCAATGGTTGCTGCTAAGCTTGTAAGAGAACTCACTGCAAAGATGTCAAAGTGA
- the LOC113731790 gene encoding uncharacterized protein: MAEMPLLHHRLALSLHHHHHLLLLPPPTTTTKRLSQRILKITMSTAASSHSPSTHQHSLDQQQQQQKDQVLRYHNQTKHNFNNYARGPYGLDWANQPNPFRRYVSSPLLPLLHPPSPNSPATTRDGSPPPLYHTVFNSLPSPKPISKTTISQLFYDSLALSAWKTTGFSTWSLRVNPSSGNLHPTEAYIIAPPIDSLIDHSFVAHYAPKEHGLEIRTEIPSGFFPKNFPKNCFLIGFSSIFWREAWKYGERAFRYCNHDVGHAIAAVSMAAAGLGWEVKVLDGLGHDELEKLMGLDVFPEFKIPSRPVKGKMPEIEFEHPDCVLLVFPSGTSDFGVDYKGLSLAISQFSTLEWKGKPNLLSKEHVCWDIIYRTAEATKKPLNIFNQFIVAPFLGSGDISESSYKGFSLREMVRKRRSAVDMDGSTTMARETFYQILLHCMPSGFGSGEKQRKQLALPFRTLSWDCEVHAALFVHRVVGLPKGLYFLVRNEEHLDDLRKSTRSEFKWTKPDGCPDELPLYELAKGDCRELSKRLSCHQDIASDGCFSLGMVAHLEPTLHEKGSWMYPRLFWETGVLGQVLYLEAHAVGISATGIGCFFDDPVHEVLGVRGSKYQSLYHFTVGGPVIDKRIMSLPAYPGPGVDA, from the exons ATGGCCGAGATGCCTCTGCTTCACCATAGACTAGCTCTGTCCCTCCACCACCATCAccatctcctcctcctcccgccgcccaccaccaccaccaaaaGACTATCCCAAAGAATCCTCAAAATCACCATGTCCACGGCAGCTTCATCACACTCTCCATCCACCCACCAACACTCGTTAGACCAACAACAACAGCAACAAAAAGATCAAGTCTTGAGGTACCATAACCAAACAAAACACAACTTCAACAACTATGCCCGTGGCCCTTATGGCCTTGACTGGGCCAACCAACCCAACCCTTTTCGCCGTTACGTATCTTCCCCACTCCTCCCTCTTCTGCACCCTCCCTCACCCAATTCTCCCGCTACCACCCGGGACGGCTCTCCTCCTCCTCTGTATCACACGGTTTTCAATTCTTTACCGTCCCCAAAACCCATTTCCAAAACCACCATTTCTCAACTCTTTTATGATTCTTTAGCCTTATCAGCCTGGAAAACTACTGGCTTCTCCACTTGGTCCCTCAGGGTTAATCCCAGCAGTGGGAATCTTCACCCTACTGAGGCTTACATCATTGCACCACCAATTGATTCTCTGATTGATCACTCATTTGTCGCTCATTATGCTCCGAAAGAGCATGGTTTGGAAATTAGAACCGAAATTCCATCTGGGTTTTTCCCAAAAAATTTCCCCAAGAACTGTTTTCTTATTGGATTTTCCTCTATTTTCTGGAGGGAAGCTTGGAAGTATGGTGAGAGGGCCTTTAGATATTGTAATCATGACGTCGGGCATGCCATTGCCGCGGTTTCGATGGCCGCGGCAGGTCTTGGGTGGGAAGTTAAGGTTTTGGATGGTTTGGGCCATGATGAACTAGAGAAACTAATGGGACTTGATGTTTTTCCCGAGTTCAAAATCCCGTCCAGGCCGGTCAAGGGGAAGATGCCTGAGATTGAGTTTGAGCATCCTGATTGTGTGCTTCTGGTTTTTCCTAGTGGCACAAGTGATTTTGGCGTTGACTATAAGGGGTTGAGTTTAGCTATATCCCAGTTTTCAACATTGGAGTGGAAAGGGAAACCGAATTTGCTTAGTAAAGAGCATGTGTGTTGGGATATTATTTATAGGACCGCCGAGGCAACAAAAAAGCCTTTAAACATATTCAATCAATTCATAGTTGCTCCGTTTCTGGGCAGTGGAGACATTAGTGAGAGTTCTTATAAAGGTTTTAGTTTGAGGGAAATGGTTAGAAAGAGGAGGAGTGCAGTAGATATGGATGGTTCTACCACAATGGCAAGAGAGACCTTTTATCAGATTTTGCTGCATTGTATGCCTTCGGGTTTTGGGAGTGGAGAAAAGCAAAGGAAACAGTTAGCATTGCCATTTAGGACGCTTTCATGGGATTGTGAAGTGCATGCTGCCCTTTTTGTTCATAGAGTTGTAGGATTGCCCAAGGGGTTGTATTTTTTGGTGAGAAATGAAGAGCATTTGGATGATTTAAGGAAATCTACAAGGTCTGAATTTAAGTGGACCAAACCAGATGGTTGTCCGGATGAGCTTCCTTTGTATGAACTCGCAAAGGGTGACTGTCGGGAGCTATCAAAACGCCTATCCTGTCATCAG GACATTGCCAGTGATGGTTGCTTCAGTCTGGGTATGGTGGCTCATTTGGAGCCTACCTTGCATGAAAAAGGTTCATGGATGTATCCTCGGTTATTTTGGGAGACGGGGGTCCTTGGCCAGGTCTTGTACCTTGAAGCCCATGCAGTTGGGATCTCTGCTACTGGAATTGGTTGCTTTTTTGATGACCCTG TACATGAAGTTCTTGGGGTACGAGGATCGAAGTATCAAAGCCTTTATCATTTTACAGTTGGAGGCCCAGTTATTGACAAGCGTATAATGAGTTTACCAGCATATCCTGGCCCAGGCGTTGATGCATGA
- the LOC113731789 gene encoding uncharacterized protein isoform X2 has product MFLIANDLNCSLLITIIRWERKSFRNDRSHSSVLIHDYLRTDVVILGLACRFSMIARKIPSTGYPTSSTILTPKDPRSSPPGVYLGLRVNKTAFSFGRMLYHHFPLFHLARPSVFNNFMSWEWSIRSAADGDRLNSSPTDDSSSGTRLVRAIQAIRVKLETRIRELRKNFPMKLLFFLVGFYSATAFATVIGQTGDWDILSAALAVAVVEGIGALMYKASLPLIGKLRGLIIMFNYWKAGLSLGLFLDSFKY; this is encoded by the exons ATCTTTTAGAAATGATCGATCCCATTCATCAGTTCTTATTCATGATTATCTTCGTACTGATGTGGTCATTTTAGGTTTGGCATGCAGGTTCTCCATGATAGCCAGGAAAATACCATCGACTGGCTATCCTACAAGTTCCACAATTCTTACTCCTAAAGACCCAAGATCAAGCCCACCTGGTGTGTACCTTGGTCTTCGTGTTAATAAAACTGCCTTTTCTTTTGGCAGAATGCTCTATCATCATTTCCCTCTCTTTCACCTGGCACGTCCTTCTGTATTCAACAATTTCAT GAGTTGGGAGTGGTCTATTAGAAGCGCTGCAGATGGTGACAGGCTAAATTCTTCCCCTACAGATGATAGCAGCAGTGGAACTCGACTTGTTAGGGCTATCCAAGCCATTCGGGTCAAGTTAGAAACAAGAATCAGGGAGTTAAGGAAGAATTTCCCGATGAAGTTACTCTTCTTCTTGGTGGGATTTTACAGTGCAACTGCCTTTGCCACTGTTATTGGGCAAACTGGTGACTGGGATATTCTATCTGCTGCATTAGCCGTTGCTGTAGTGGAGGGAATTGGAGCTCTCATGTATAAAGCTTCTCTGCCTTTGATTGGCAAGTTGAGGGGCTTAATCATCATGTTTAATTATTGGAAAGCTGGACTTTCTCTTGGTCTTTTTCTTGATTCCTTCAAGTACTAG
- the LOC113731789 gene encoding uncharacterized protein ycf20-like isoform X4, with product MIARKIPSTGYPTSSTILTPKDPRSSPPGVYLGLRVNKTAFSFGRMLYHHFPLFHLARPSVFNNFMSWEWSIRSAADGDRLNSSPTDDSSSGTRLVRAIQAIRVKLETRIRELRKNFPMKLLFFLVGFYSATAFATVIGQTGDWDILSAALAVAVVEGIGALMYKASLPLIGKLRGLIIMFNYWKAGLSLGLFLDSFKY from the exons ATGATAGCCAGGAAAATACCATCGACTGGCTATCCTACAAGTTCCACAATTCTTACTCCTAAAGACCCAAGATCAAGCCCACCTGGTGTGTACCTTGGTCTTCGTGTTAATAAAACTGCCTTTTCTTTTGGCAGAATGCTCTATCATCATTTCCCTCTCTTTCACCTGGCACGTCCTTCTGTATTCAACAATTTCAT GAGTTGGGAGTGGTCTATTAGAAGCGCTGCAGATGGTGACAGGCTAAATTCTTCCCCTACAGATGATAGCAGCAGTGGAACTCGACTTGTTAGGGCTATCCAAGCCATTCGGGTCAAGTTAGAAACAAGAATCAGGGAGTTAAGGAAGAATTTCCCGATGAAGTTACTCTTCTTCTTGGTGGGATTTTACAGTGCAACTGCCTTTGCCACTGTTATTGGGCAAACTGGTGACTGGGATATTCTATCTGCTGCATTAGCCGTTGCTGTAGTGGAGGGAATTGGAGCTCTCATGTATAAAGCTTCTCTGCCTTTGATTGGCAAGTTGAGGGGCTTAATCATCATGTTTAATTATTGGAAAGCTGGACTTTCTCTTGGTCTTTTTCTTGATTCCTTCAAGTACTAG